The genome window CATGGTAGAAAGTGCAAGTATGATAAGGCATGTAGTTAAGTATTCTTCTTCCTGTCTAACAATTGGATAAGCATTCAAAATATCATTATTGTAATAGTTTGGTATTCAGCTTCATACGGTTTTTTTTCTAGCAAATCTAATTTATATCGCATTATTGCCAGCAATTTCGTTATCTTATTAATATAAGATACTGGCACCAACGTTTTTATTAACACCTTAAATTAGTATTTTTGGTAACTTATCATAATATCATATCACAACTCAAATCTTGAGACTTTTGGATAACTTGTAAGTTCGTGAAAGAACAAATCAGAAAATGTGTTACTACTTGTACGAAATCGTTCTCTTGAGAGAATACAACGTTATCAGGAATTCAGGATTAATAATCAAAACGAAGGAATGATGCCAGCCTCCCCGTTCCTATCCAGATTTTCGAGACAATAGGAGCATCTATAGATGAATATAGTTTGGAGCCTTGGCATCATAATATGGAGTGAAGGCATCAAAGGTTTTGTCCTGAACATAACTACTTGAGGGCTGTCTCCTTCATAACATGCTTCCTGACACCGTGAAAATGGACCCTTGTAATGTAATCTTCCCAGTCTATGGAGCTTACATCGAATCCAAaatcttttctttcttcttcagACAAGCACTCCAATAGTTTCTCGACTTTGTTATTATCAAACCTGCAATTGAATAGGTGGCGAACTTGAAAATGTATAATTTCAGTATGGAGAGTTTACAGGGGATTGAACAGACAGTTACCTTCCATCGAAGAAGGTGTAGGGTTGGTACAGATTAGCCATGTACTTAAAATGTTCTATTGATTTTCTACGAATAATTTCCTGTCTGGGAGAAATCTCATCATTGCTGCTAGTGCTCTTCATGTCGGACAACAAATCTTCTATAGAGGAGAAGAACTTGAATGCTGAAATTTGGATTGGATTTCCCTCGCGATCAAAGCAAGGACTTAGGCTAAAATGCTGAAAGGCCAGGTCCAGCAGATCCCGGGTTATCAAAGGATTTGCAACAGATGAAGTAATTTGGTACACATGATCATTTGAATTGTTGTCTTCTACTTTACTTTCTTTGCCTCCATGTTTTGCTATGGCGGCTAATGTTGAATTGACAACAATGTCAGCCGGTACCTGTGCGTAGTCATGAATGTAAGGGCTACATTTTGCTGTTGATGCAGATTATCCAGTTTCGATTGGCATTTCATATGTTGTTATGTTTACAAATTAACTATTCACGACACTGTTTCATCTATATTTAGTAGAAGAAATTTAGAATTTACCACATCCAGAGCCATATCAGGATTTGAAAAGAAACCAGGGAGCTTCCCTTTTCCATACAAGAGGATAATTGGATCCATCATCCTGTGCAGGTAACGCACTCATCGCGTTTATTTtgtgattataattatttttaatgtgCGAGAAATGGATGCTGCCATATGGCTTACCTGTTACCTTCTATCCAACCCGAAAATGGTTCTCTTAAAGTGCTTTCGATAATACTAGGCCGAATTATGATTACAGGTAGTTCTCCTTTTGTATCTTCGACTACCATTTCGCCCATTGCTTTGGTTAACGAATACGTGTTCTGCCACCCATATTTCTGTGCCCTGATCCACCCATGCATTTTCAAGTACCATTAGTTCGAGTGATTATATTGATAACTAATAAAAACGAGATCGAGTAAGACAGATTTGATTACCTTCTCATGCCCAAATCCTTGAGATTTCGATCCATTTCGTTTTCCTTAGAAGATTCTACCATTTCTGATGCAAGCTTTATTTCAGCTTGAATATTCAAGCCAAGTACATGTTTATCTGGTGCTTCATTCTTACCTGCACCGCTTACTACATAATGCCCCTTACCGAATGATTCTTCAATAATCTTTCCTTGTCTCTGTCTAGAAGCATAAGCTGCAGAAATCAAAAGATTAACAAATTAGTTCCAACTTAACTCTGTTCATCTAGACCTTTAGGCACGTATAAGGTAATGTAATGGCTAATGATATGTTAACCTGTTGATACATGCACGTACAACTTGAGCTTCTCACACTTCTTAGCAAAATTTACAATCCGTGCAGCTCCTTTTGTGTTAATATCAAGAGCCACATCAAACCTGTTAGAAATAAGGGTCTGAGACGAACAACTCAAGTACAAAGCAGCGTATACAATCTGTTCGGTTCCGCGCAGGCCTAGCTATAAACCTTTCGTCAAATGTTGTAGTGGCTGCAGAATTGATGATCACGTCCACTTCTGTTGCTATGCGATTAGCTACCTCTTCCTCGATGCCTATATTTGTTTTGCGCATATCTCCAACCACAGGCACCAGCTTGctcaatataaaattttcaaatagcaTTCCATGCTTCTCTCGTAAACACTTGAAGAGCTCTGTTTTTATAATCTGAGACGGGCAATATGCATAAGTACTCCAAAATCTTAAAATTCCTATGCATACATTTAAGTGATCGGGTTGGCTAACCTGTGCCCTCAAGGCACAAGTTAAGATGGATTTAATATACAAGTGTATTAGAGTTACTTTTCATCTGTTCAAACTCTACTGTCAGCCACAAGCAGGTGTATTAAATACACCTTAACGTGTGCCCTGTGCCCTCAGGGCACAGGTTAGCCAACCCGTTAAAAATGATTAGCTAGAATCAAGAAATCACTGTATTTATTGACATACTTCATTCATTAATCTTTCCATTGCAGCCTCCTCATCCTTGGCTTTAATCAGCAGAAATATCGTATCCACCTCTGGCATTGTCCTCAGAATCTTCTCCACAAGAACTATACATATACAGATCAGATTAAAAgcccaaaatttaaataaaagaagTTTACTGCcctgagaaattaaaatattgtgcagaattaattaaaacataCAAACCTTTTGCTAAGAATCCAGTTGCACCAGTAATAAGAAGCTTCTTCCCACAAAAAAAATCGACAATTCCAATCCCATCATCATGCATTTCTGAATTTAGCTGACCATCAGTAAGCGATACCGAGTCCTTTTCAAGCACACCACTGTTCTTCCCATTATATGCACACGAATAAAGAGAAGAAATTTTTGCGGAGATCTGATTAACACGAAGGGAAGTATCAGTAATGCTCTTCTTTCTCAACAATCTTTGATCAGTAGAAACTCTATTTCTGTTTAGTTTTTGCCTACTGGAAATTATAGGAAAGAGATTCAATGAAACAGTTCCCATAATATAATAGAGTAGTTTTTAGTACTAAGTTTCTTTCAAGTGAAAATCGTATTGCGGCATGCAGTATTACACAGCCTATTAGTTTGTTTTATAAGCATGCATACCAGACTTCATCGGAGACTCGCAGTAGACTCTTCTACGTGGAACTTTCGGAGGAATTATAGTATACTAGTCTTTATCAAAGCAGCTCATTCTTGTACGTGGGCCTTTTCAAATGAATTATAGTGTTCTGGTCtttatcaaaacagctcactcttCTACATGGGTCTTTCGAAAGGAATTACAGTATTCTGCTCTTTACCAAAACAGCTTGCAGTAGACTCTTCCACGTGggccttttgaaaaaaattatagggccgtttttaagattaaaaaagtGAAAGGAGTGGACtacaagtgagaagtaaattaagataaactcttttagaaaaaaaaaaatctttaaataaaagttaacATTCCAGCTTCTTATAAATGCACACAAACAGGTAAAAAGAAGTGGAAACCAGTTTTTTATCGAGAAAAAGTAAGAAGTAACGTTTCCCGAACAAGCACACAGATATTCCTGTCAATGTTATATACCAGTTTCCTCGCCAGTTTCCTCTCTCTGATTCTTCCATTTCATGTGGCCCTTCTGGAAAGAAAtctatgttgtgtttggttggggagaatggatgGAATGAAATGGATAAAATTACTTgtaactaatagagataggaaggaAAGTTTGGAATAAATGTAAGTGAGgacaaaattgctatgatgagatttgagaagaaattggggtagaagagaatggagcattccatctcaaattgaagacATGATCTCTAGCACATAATGTAATGAATGGAATGGAGTAAGGAATtaaatttgttaacaattgcccataatatagttcattttttattccattctttccggaatcattcaccacaaccaaacacaacactgGTCTCCCACACAGGTTTCTAGCTCTCAAAGTCTTGTGCTGAAAAATCTACTCATCTTTGCAATCAGACATCTCCTCTTCTTACCACTCACCGTATTTTTTTCCCGGATTACATTAGTTTTGTTTTGTGAAAATTAATATGCGTACTTTCAAATTGCCGTGGCCTTTAGCCCTAAACTTCATTCCAGCAACGACCTGAACGGATTGTCAAGGTCAATGCCTAAGTTTTCCATTTTCCATTACTAATTTTCCATTTTCCATTTtccattttgatattttaacaaaattacaaaattgactGAAACATGTCGTGCAGTGAAATCGAGAAGACAACGATTTTTAATAGGAGCCGTTtggttaatattaaatttttgacttttttcttgaaataattaaaattttgacttattacttAATTACTTAACGCTACTTGACTTAGAACATGTTTGTCCCAGTTTAGTGCttcatatttcttcatttttaacTTTATAGAATAATTCATCTTCAATCATCCATTactctatctttatatataaaatcatgcACTATCCTGTATGAAGTTGAACTTGAGGATAAAGCACAAattgctttatttataaaatgaagtaATGATTGGAGATGGAAAAATGAAGATTGAAGTtgctttatttattaaattatgatcAGAGATGGTCTTAGAGTAGGGGTttaaagttgttttaacttttgGCTGAGAAATGTTTTTTTTGTGTAATGAGTCAGATTTAAGTTAGTTTGAAATACTTTTTGcagtgaattaatttttttgataaaaattacttataagatataaattatatataaatcaatttttatttttatttttattattatattttaaataactcataaatcattAGTAAGTCAAATTTACCCAAACAGACATTTCAAACTATCAGCTTAtcaaataagtcacgttaagtcataaatcatattaagtcataaactcagccaaacgggcTCTTAATGTCATAAgttatgagtttaaaataaagtcataaactcagccaaacgggcTCTTAATGTCATAAgttatgagtttaaaataactgtttgggtaattttaatttattaatgacttatgacttattaaaaatataataataataataaagtgaTTTATGGGTAACTTATAACTTACAGATATTTTTATCGAaaacaagttaaaaaaaactagtCACTAAAAAAGgtaactcaaactaatatctgacTTTAAGTCTGTTTTTAGCTTGTTCTTAATTTTTAGCCGACTTTGACTTATTACATAAACAGATATTTTTCggtttaaagtcagaaatatCTTAAAATCCGGGCTTTTAGCATATAGCTCTAGGTTTATAAGAAGATTGTCATTTTTTCTCGTTTAAAAGTCGTTAAgtaatttcttattttaaattaaaaattatattttttcataaaaaatttatttaaaaaacagTTCGGGAAAAAAAGTTGgtgtgaattttttttacaatttttttttatcttataaaaCTTAATATTCCCTTCGTTTTAATTACATAGGGCCAGTTTTATCTTTTTTGTCAAATTTATCCAATTTCGGCTTaatttcacaaattaatttaatataattttaggaatgtgaaatatataattatttaaaagtaaattgtgtacattttttaataatatatcttaCAATATTtcagttatataaaatattagttttactCGACTTCGAGAGCATGGAATCAGAATTTCACTCAACAttgtgaatttatttgttcGTCTTATTCGCCTTTCCTATTCTCCATCTCTAACTTTATTTATTACTGTGATGTGTCATTTGTGTAAGCATGTGTTCAAGAGACATGTTTGTGATCCTAGTTTGAGAAAAAGTTACAGtaaaacttattattttatatatgaatttagttttttatcatcaagaaaaatgtataattaAGTGTCGTTGGGTCTAGAAAAAGAGTGAATTATTAGGAGAAGCATCATTCTCCTTGTAACATCCCgacttttcggaatattaaaaaGCTAATTTCACAACACAAATAATACCATTACTTAAATCAAAAtcctcaaataatatataattcaaagcAGCGGTCTAACCCAATAATCAAAAGTCATTAACATAGAGACGCAGCTCCAAAAATCCAAAACCAATATCTAATAAACTCATCAAATTATTCTAAATAAACAAAAAGTCTTTATTCACTAATGCAAATAATCACGAAGCATTAAATCCAAAAGTCCTCAATCTTATTCTCAAAATTCTTCCACATGATAGAACCTGAAATATAGAAAAACGAATGAGCTACACAGCCCAGCAAGTAACAATCTGACTCACAGTTAATTTTCGAAATCAGTGGGCgtttttataaaacattgttcctcaaaacaattataactttaaaacacttgtaaaaacaaatccaacccacagtttatattttaaaaccaaTCAGAATATAAAAGAGAAGCAAAAACAGAAACAAAAACCTTATCAATACCACAGTCTTGCTCTACGGCCACACttacccagtgaccgggatcttattgttattcttttgccacacttacccagtgaccgggatctaaagttcaataatcacgcgcccttagcaggtatctaaagttgcacacttgtgcgcctactaagggtatctaaggctagttccggaactatagcGTAAATTACGAACGGGTTCGAAACGTAGAGACTGGGTCTTCAAAGATTCTCATATCTTATATCTTGTAAACTTCGAAACAAAATTCTTATTCTTATATCTTAACAAAAATCAGAAATTTGCGAAATCAAAATATCCTTTCAAAAATAAAAGCAAGTCAAAAGGTACTTACCTCAAAGTCGACACTTAAAATCCGAAATTAATAACACGAACAAAGCCtatacatttaattaataaacaaaacataattaacaTGTAGCTTAAACGATCAAGAGCAAGGCACATAACAAGTCTTAACAAAATACAAACTTTAACAACTAATAACAATTAACACAATTTCATTTATCGAATAAGATAAATAACATGCATGCTGTTACAAATCTCAATATTAACCAAAGATAGCTtctgaatatgagaaaatagtcAACTGGAGAATTAAAGTACATTCAACAAGGATTCCAAAATGACCAGATTCATAATAAACGGACAGATAACGAATTAGTTGTGAATTTTAGAAGTTCAagtaacagagcagaatttAACTCAGGACCAGTTAACATTCAAAGCAGATTTTGACGCAGAAAACAAACTGATCTCAATTAGACTATAACTAACCACTTAAAGAGAATTCCTAGAGGTTTCAGAATTGGTAAAGATCACAATTTTATGGCAAATAACGAGGgagatatgaatttt of Daucus carota subsp. sativus chromosome 3, DH1 v3.0, whole genome shotgun sequence contains these proteins:
- the LOC108213123 gene encoding fatty acyl-CoA reductase 2, chloroplastic — translated: MGTVSLNLFPIISSRQKLNRNRVSTDQRLLRKKSITDTSLRVNQISAKISSLYSCAYNGKNSGVLEKDSVSLTDGQLNSEMHDDGIGIVDFFCGKKLLITGATGFLAKVLVEKILRTMPEVDTIFLLIKAKDEEAAMERLMNEIIKTELFKCLREKHGMLFENFILSKLVPVVGDMRKTNIGIEEEVANRIATEVDVIINSAATTTFDERFDVALDINTKGAARIVNFAKKCEKLKLYVHVSTAYASRQRQGKIIEESFGKGHYVVSGAGKNEAPDKHVLGLNIQAEIKLASEMVESSKENEMDRNLKDLGMRRAQKYGWQNTYSLTKAMGEMVVEDTKGELPVIIIRPSIIESTLREPFSGWIEGNRMMDPIILLYGKGKLPGFFSNPDMALDVVPADIVVNSTLAAIAKHGGKESKVEDNNSNDHVYQITSSVANPLITRDLLDLAFQHFSLSPCFDREGNPIQISAFKFFSSIEDLLSDMKSTSSNDEISPRQEIIRRKSIEHFKYMANLYQPYTFFDGRFDNNKVEKLLECLSEEERKDFGFDVSSIDWEDYITRVHFHGVRKHVMKETALK